DNA sequence from the Actinomycetota bacterium genome:
TCTCGTGCTATGGTTTGACCATCGAGTCTGGGACAGCGCTGGAGCGGTCAATCGACGCGTCGGTAGTCGCAAGCCCCGACGAGGACCTCCAGGCGGACATGCTCCTTTACACGATGGACTCGCTCTACGAGTCGGGCTACGAACATTACGAGATATCCAATTACGCGAAACCGGGCTTTGCGTGCAAGCACAACCTTACCTATTGGGACGGTGGCGACTACCTGGGGTTCGGGGCCGGAGCGCACTCGAAGGCCGGGCGCACCAGGTTTAGCAATGTCGCGGAGCCGGTGAAATATATGGAGAGCGCGGGGAGCGACGCGCGTATCGCCGAATCGGTTGAGCAGTCGGTCGCGGACGAGATGAGCGAAGCGATCTTTCTCGGGTTGCGCAAGATGGACGGCGTTAACCCGGAAGAATTTCACGCGCGCTTCGACCAAGCTATCGATAGCGTCTTCGGCGAGGAGATAGAAGACCTGGTGGGACTAGGACTTCTGGCTCGAAACACGAACCTGCGTCTGACCCCGAGAGGCATTCTGCTGGGAAATGAAGTCTTTTCCAGGTTTGTGTAACGCTCTTCAACCCGACCGGTCTTGCGACAGTTGACTTTTCCTGCGGTTTTGATAGTATATTATGGTTGCAATATTAACGATTTTCGATTATAGTTTACTTTTGTATGTAAGGTTGGAGGAGAGATGAAGACATATTCTGCAAGGCCGAAAGATATTGAGCGCGAGTGGTTTGTCGTCGACGCAGCCGGCATTCCCCTGGGTCGTCTTGCGACAAGAGTCGCGCATATATTGAGAGGCAAACACAAAACGATGTATACGCCGAGCATGGACGTTGGTGACCATATAGTCATCATCAATGCCGAGAAAATCGCCATGACCGGTCGCAAAGCTCAAACCAAGATGTACTACCGTCACTCCGGCTACATCGGTGGCCTGAAAGAGATGACATTCGAGAAGTTGCAGGCGAAACATCCCGAGCGCATTCTAGAACTCGCTATAAAGGGTATGCTTCCTCACAACAGCCTCGGCAGGGCAATGTTTAGGAAATTGAAGGTCTATGCCGGGACGGAGCATCCACACAGCGCCCAGCAACCAAAAATTCTTGATATCAGGGCGGAAGGAGAGTAGTGATGGCGGACAAAGTTGTTTATGCGGGAACCGGACGCAGGAAAGATGCTGTCGCTCGAGTTCGCTTGATGCCCGGCACGGGAACCTTTAGTATCGGCGGCAAAACACTCGAGCAATATTTTGGACGCAAGACGCTGCAGGCGCTAGTCCAGCAGCCGTTTAACGTAACCGGCACATTGGCCAGGTTTGATGTTATCGCCAAAATCGAAGGCGGCGGCATTAGCGGTCACGCCGGAGCGTTGCGTCATGGTATCGCTCGCGCGTTGCTCGAAGCCGACGACGGTTTTCGCGCCGAGCTTAAGAGAGCGGGGCTTTTGACCCGCGACCCGAGAATGAAAGAGCGCAGGAAGTACGGCTTGAAGAAAGCGCGTAAGCGTCCGCAATTCTCAAAGAGGTAATTCTATCGCACCGACAGAGGTTAGAGAAGTTCGCTTCTTTAACCTCTTTTTTTGACTCACGCAATGGCTTTGCGTGCCCTTCATCGTTCCGGCCCAAGAGGTGTGATTTGTCGCTGCCGAGAATAGTCATCGATTTAACCAAAATAGAGCATAATACGCGGGTTTTGATGTCGACCCTCGGCGGGTTCGGTATCGAGCTGGCCGGCGTGGTCAAGGCGGTCCTCGGAAGTCCCGAGGTCGCTCGGGCGATGCTAAACGGCGGCGCTACGATTATCGGGGATTCACGGCTCGCCAACCTGAGGCGTCTGGCTAGCGTGGGCGCGCCGTTGATGATGCTGCGGCAGCCGATGCGTGACGAGGTCGAAGAGGTCGTGTCGATAACCGACGTCTCTCTCGTCTCCGAGCTGCGCGCTATCGAGTGGGTCGCCCGCGCGGCGCGCGCGCAGGGCAAGCGATATAAAGTCATAATCATGGTCGAGACCGGGGACCTTCGCGAGGGGGTGCTCCCCGCGGAGCTAGAACGTTTTGTCGGGGAAGCCCAGCGCCACGATTCTATTGAAATCGCAGGCATTGGCACCAACGTAGCATGCCTGCGGGGCGCGCCTCCCACATCCGCCATGCTAGATCGCCTTGTGAAAGGTGCCGAGGCTTTGCGCGCAGGCCGGCATTTGGCCCTGCCCGTAATCTCCGGCGGAAATTCCAGCGCCTGGAAGTTACTAGAGGCGGGGCTCGTCCCGTCGCAGGTGAACCAGGTACGCCTCGGTGAAGCTATTTTACTAGGGCAGGAGACGGTCGATTACGATCCTATCCCCGGGCTTTTTCAAGATGCCGTCACGTTAGAGGCCGAGTTTATCGAGGTGCGGGACAAACCGATCGAAATCCACTTAGGACGCATGGGAAACAACGTCCCCTCTTGTATTTTAGCGCTGGGCTCACAGGACATCTGTCGGGGCCGGCTCAGGGCGCTCGATGCGGGCATTCGTGTCTCGCGAAGGAGCAGCGACCATCTGGTCGTCGATATTTCGGCATCCGACAGAACGTATGAAACCGGCGACACCGCCAAATTTATCCCGAGCTACGAGGCACTGCTCGCGGCGATGACCTCACCCTTTGTTGAGAAGTCGTTTCTGTGGCCGTCTTGATGGCGGGTTTTGTAGAGTAGTTTAAGCGTGTAGTATTTTTGTAGGCTTATCAATAACATGTTATACTAAACCGATTGTGACGTAGTAGCAGCCGCACCGAGAAGCATCTTTGCGGCGCCTGGGAGTCGGGCGTCTATTCATAAACCTGGAGGTGGAGTTTGACGAGGATATTTGGTACTGATGGGGTTCGCGGCATCGCCAATGCCGACCTCACGGCTGAGATGGCCTTTAAGCTAGGGCAGGCTGGAGCGGGTGTTCTCAGTAAGGGACGCGGGGGCATCTTCGTCATCGGAAAAGATACGCGCGTATCGGGAGACATGCTCGAAGCGGCGCTCGCCGCCGGCATTTGCTCGGTCGGCTCTAACGTCATAAAAGCGGGTGTCTTGCCGACACCCGCAATCGCTTATTTAACGAAGGCACTCAGGGTAGACGGCGGTATCGTGATATCCGCTTCGCACAACCCCGCCGAATATAACGGGATAAAGTTCTTCGGGGCGGACGGATTCAAGTTGGCCGACGGCGCAGAAGATGAGATAGAGAATGCTATGGGAAACCAGAAGGACCTTCCCACCGGCTCGAGCATCGGCACGATCAAGTCGCACCCCGGGGCGGATGATTTATATATCGACCACGCGGTCGCTAGCATAACCGGAGGGCTGGACGGTTTGCGGGTGGCGATAGATTGCGGCAACGGCGCGGCCTACAAAGTCTCACCGGCAGTCTTCAAGCAGCTCGGAGCGGACGTGTTAGCGGTAAACACCAACCCCAACGGCGCCAACATCAACCTGGGCTGCGGTTCGACCTATATTGAATATCTTCAGGAGATAATCGGCTCGCACAACGTCGATGTCGGGTTCGCGCACGACGGCGACGCCGACCGCGTCATCGCCATCGATGAGAACGGCGACGTCGTCGATGGCGATTTCATGCTTGCGATATGCGCTGCCTATATGAAGGAACAGGGGAAGTTGCCCGAAAACGCCCTGGTCACAACGGTCATGGCGAATCTAGGCTTTGATTTGGCGATGAAGGACCACGGCATCGAGCTGGTCAAGACTAAGGTCGGCGATCGCTATGTTCTAGAAGAGATGCTTAAGAGAAACATAAGAATCGGCGGTGAGCAGTCGGGGCACATCATATTTCTCGACCACGCGACGACCGGCGACGGTGTTATAACAGCTCTGCAGCTTGCCTCGGTTATCAAGCAGACCGGCAAACCCTTGTCGGAGCTGAGAAAAATCATGGCGAAGCTACCGCAAGTCTTGATAAATGTCAAAGTGAAGCAGACAAACGGCTGGCAAGAGATATCCTCCATAAGGGAGCGAATCAAGAAGGCCGAGGACGAGTTGGGCAACCGTGGACGGATTTTAGTGCGGCCGTCCGGGACGGAACCTTTGATCCGGGTGATGGTCGAGAGCGATAGCGGCGAGAACGCGAGCTTTATCGCGTCGAGCGTGGCGGATATGATACGAAATGAATTAGGGTAAACGAAGAAACGCAAGCTTTAGAGATTCTTCGTTTCACTCAGAATGACAACTCATAAAACGTGTGACGGAATCCTAGCGAGCGCTGTAAAAAATAGGTATAATAGTATTGTTTTTAAGCACATTGTGTTCAACCGGGGGGGTGGCCCAAGAAAATAAAAATGACCTGCGGCTAGAGCTTCGGGGCTAAATAGGGGATAGAAAGCGCCAGAACCGGCCTAACGCAAAGCAACACCAAGTACGCACTACTCTTGCGATAGGGCCAGTTGACGAGGGAGAGGTTAATCGAGAAGTCTTCGGGAGAGTCCCGAAGCATTCGGCGGGTGCCTCTCGGCAGGCCACAGTCGTTATGGAATCCACAAAACCGGCGGGCGACCACCGGGACAAATGGATGCCAGCGTGGCGGTAGAACCGGTATGTCCATATATCGACACCACACCGGGGCTGCTAATCAGGACCATTCAGTAATTCAGTAATCCCCTAAGCGACTTCAATTGATTTATTGCCAATATCGTTGTGATGCGATAACGAAGGGAGAACTTATGTGCGGAATCGTCGGGTACATCGGCCAACAGGACACGGTGCCCATACTCGTAAACGGTCTAAAACGTTTGGAATACCGGGGTTATGATTCAGCGGGAATCGCGAC
Encoded proteins:
- the hemW gene encoding radical SAM family heme chaperone HemW, producing MPAVYVHIPFCKQKCVYCDFNSYPGLDAVHGAYIDALVSEISAGAARFNRASTSTIYIGGGTPMLLGPEQIGRVLSAIQANFTVVSDAEISIEANPETITHEKLAALRDAGINRLSMGFQSLDDDLLELLGRKHTAAQAVDAFRVARGAGFENIGIDLIFGIPGQSLANWALTLEQAIALDPEHLSCYGLTIESGTALERSIDASVVASPDEDLQADMLLYTMDSLYESGYEHYEISNYAKPGFACKHNLTYWDGGDYLGFGAGAHSKAGRTRFSNVAEPVKYMESAGSDARIAESVEQSVADEMSEAIFLGLRKMDGVNPEEFHARFDQAIDSVFGEEIEDLVGLGLLARNTNLRLTPRGILLGNEVFSRFV
- the rplM gene encoding 50S ribosomal protein L13 is translated as MKTYSARPKDIEREWFVVDAAGIPLGRLATRVAHILRGKHKTMYTPSMDVGDHIVIINAEKIAMTGRKAQTKMYYRHSGYIGGLKEMTFEKLQAKHPERILELAIKGMLPHNSLGRAMFRKLKVYAGTEHPHSAQQPKILDIRAEGE
- the rpsI gene encoding 30S ribosomal protein S9; the encoded protein is MADKVVYAGTGRRKDAVARVRLMPGTGTFSIGGKTLEQYFGRKTLQALVQQPFNVTGTLARFDVIAKIEGGGISGHAGALRHGIARALLEADDGFRAELKRAGLLTRDPRMKERRKYGLKKARKRPQFSKR
- a CDS encoding alanine racemase, with the protein product MSLPRIVIDLTKIEHNTRVLMSTLGGFGIELAGVVKAVLGSPEVARAMLNGGATIIGDSRLANLRRLASVGAPLMMLRQPMRDEVEEVVSITDVSLVSELRAIEWVARAARAQGKRYKVIIMVETGDLREGVLPAELERFVGEAQRHDSIEIAGIGTNVACLRGAPPTSAMLDRLVKGAEALRAGRHLALPVISGGNSSAWKLLEAGLVPSQVNQVRLGEAILLGQETVDYDPIPGLFQDAVTLEAEFIEVRDKPIEIHLGRMGNNVPSCILALGSQDICRGRLRALDAGIRVSRRSSDHLVVDISASDRTYETGDTAKFIPSYEALLAAMTSPFVEKSFLWPS
- a CDS encoding phosphoglucosamine mutase; this translates as MTRIFGTDGVRGIANADLTAEMAFKLGQAGAGVLSKGRGGIFVIGKDTRVSGDMLEAALAAGICSVGSNVIKAGVLPTPAIAYLTKALRVDGGIVISASHNPAEYNGIKFFGADGFKLADGAEDEIENAMGNQKDLPTGSSIGTIKSHPGADDLYIDHAVASITGGLDGLRVAIDCGNGAAYKVSPAVFKQLGADVLAVNTNPNGANINLGCGSTYIEYLQEIIGSHNVDVGFAHDGDADRVIAIDENGDVVDGDFMLAICAAYMKEQGKLPENALVTTVMANLGFDLAMKDHGIELVKTKVGDRYVLEEMLKRNIRIGGEQSGHIIFLDHATTGDGVITALQLASVIKQTGKPLSELRKIMAKLPQVLINVKVKQTNGWQEISSIRERIKKAEDELGNRGRILVRPSGTEPLIRVMVESDSGENASFIASSVADMIRNELG